Proteins from a single region of Haloterrigena alkaliphila:
- a CDS encoding SDR family oxidoreductase: MTRTVLIAGAHGQVGQHVTELLGAGEHEARAMVRDEDQTDEMESLGAEPVVADLTGDVDHAVEGCDSIVFAAGSGGDDVFGVDRDGAINLIDAAEDAGVDRFVMLSSMGADDPESGPDALEDYLTAKAEADEYLRQSGLDHTIVRPGELTNGSGTGTVEVGDDIGLDAGDIPREDVARTLVAALDHDELVGETFELLSGDEPIQEALATIAPN; encoded by the coding sequence GTGACCCGAACCGTACTCATCGCCGGCGCGCACGGACAGGTGGGACAGCACGTCACGGAACTGCTCGGCGCGGGCGAACACGAGGCGCGAGCGATGGTCCGCGACGAGGACCAGACCGACGAGATGGAATCGCTGGGTGCCGAGCCGGTCGTCGCGGACCTGACCGGGGACGTCGACCACGCCGTCGAGGGCTGCGATTCGATCGTCTTCGCCGCCGGTTCCGGCGGTGACGACGTCTTCGGCGTCGACCGCGACGGCGCGATCAATCTGATCGACGCCGCCGAGGACGCGGGCGTCGATCGGTTCGTCATGCTCAGTTCGATGGGCGCCGACGACCCCGAGTCCGGCCCCGACGCGCTCGAGGACTACCTGACCGCCAAAGCGGAGGCCGACGAGTACCTCCGGCAGAGCGGTCTGGACCACACCATCGTCCGCCCCGGCGAACTGACGAACGGCTCGGGGACCGGCACGGTCGAAGTCGGGGACGACATCGGGCTGGACGCCGGCGACATCCCCCGCGAGGACGTCGCCCGAACGCTCGTGGCCGCGCTCGACCACGACGAACTCGTCGGGGAGACGTTCGAGCTCCTCTCGGGCGACGAGCCGATTCAGGAAGCGCTCGCGACGATCGCTCCGAACTGA
- a CDS encoding acyl-CoA dehydrogenase, with protein MDFSLSAEQEQIREMVSEFVDEEVVPVAQEIDHDDEFPADLVSEMGDLGLMGMPFPEEYGGAGLDYHSYAIGLEEISRGSGGLGTIVAAHTSLAGNMLYEFGDESQKEEYLTPLAEGRDIGAFALSEAGAGSDVPAMDTTAEKDGDEYVVNGGKLWISNGSVADTVTLFAKTDPEAGNEGITSFIVRPEEDDGFIVEGTEEKLGDKGCPTAELRFDEMRIPESRRLGEEGEGFVHALKTLNGGRITIAARGVGIARAAFEEARDYANEREQFGQPIGEFQSIKHKLADMDTKIQAAKMLMHKAADKKIRGENYIKDASQAKLYASEVSREVANEGIQIHGGYGYTKDFAAQRFYRDAKLNEIYEGTSEVLRNTIGDQLLEE; from the coding sequence ATGGACTTTTCACTCTCTGCCGAACAGGAACAGATCCGCGAGATGGTCTCGGAGTTCGTCGACGAGGAGGTCGTCCCGGTCGCCCAGGAGATCGACCACGACGACGAGTTTCCGGCCGACCTCGTGAGCGAGATGGGCGACCTGGGGCTGATGGGGATGCCCTTCCCCGAGGAGTACGGCGGCGCCGGGCTGGATTACCACTCCTACGCCATCGGCCTCGAGGAAATCTCCCGAGGCTCCGGCGGCCTGGGAACCATCGTCGCCGCCCACACCTCGCTGGCGGGGAACATGCTCTACGAGTTCGGCGACGAGTCGCAGAAGGAGGAGTACCTCACGCCGCTGGCCGAGGGGCGAGACATCGGCGCGTTCGCGCTCTCCGAAGCGGGAGCCGGAAGCGACGTGCCAGCCATGGACACCACCGCAGAGAAGGACGGCGACGAATACGTCGTCAACGGGGGTAAGCTCTGGATCTCGAACGGCTCCGTGGCCGACACGGTCACGCTGTTCGCCAAGACCGACCCCGAGGCGGGCAACGAGGGCATCACCTCCTTCATCGTTCGGCCCGAGGAGGACGACGGTTTCATCGTCGAAGGAACTGAGGAGAAACTCGGCGACAAGGGCTGTCCGACCGCGGAACTCCGGTTCGACGAGATGCGGATCCCTGAATCGCGACGGCTCGGCGAGGAGGGCGAGGGCTTCGTCCACGCGCTGAAGACGCTCAACGGCGGCCGCATCACCATCGCGGCTCGGGGCGTCGGCATCGCCCGCGCGGCCTTCGAGGAGGCCCGCGACTACGCGAACGAACGCGAGCAGTTCGGCCAGCCCATCGGCGAGTTCCAGTCGATCAAGCACAAACTGGCCGACATGGATACGAAGATCCAGGCCGCGAAGATGCTGATGCACAAGGCCGCCGACAAGAAGATCCGCGGCGAGAACTACATCAAGGACGCCTCGCAGGCCAAACTCTACGCCTCCGAAGTGAGCCGCGAGGTCGCCAACGAGGGCATCCAGATCCACGGCGGCTACGGCTACACCAAGGACTTCGCCGCCCAGCGGTTCTACCGCGACGCCAAACTCAACGAGATCTACGAGGGCACCAGCGAGGTGCTCCGGAACACGATCGGCGACCAGTTGCTCGAGGAATAA
- a CDS encoding PadR family transcriptional regulator — protein sequence MTKWLRSGRRRDICFLLAAAEDGELRSQQLKSRLESHYDDHLDPKSFYGSLSALEDAGFVEKRTAGIHDVYALTEGGRRRVREHYEWVQDCFEGETDRSKR from the coding sequence ATGACCAAGTGGCTCCGGAGCGGCCGCCGCCGCGACATCTGTTTCCTGCTGGCCGCCGCGGAGGACGGCGAACTGCGCAGCCAGCAGCTGAAGTCCCGTCTCGAGTCCCACTACGACGACCACCTCGATCCGAAGTCGTTCTACGGGTCGCTGTCGGCGCTCGAGGACGCAGGGTTCGTCGAGAAGCGAACGGCGGGGATCCACGACGTCTACGCCCTCACCGAGGGCGGCCGGCGGCGGGTCCGAGAGCACTACGAGTGGGTGCAGGACTGTTTCGAGGGAGAGACGGATCGCTCGAAGCGGTGA
- a CDS encoding DUF3267 domain-containing protein — protein sequence MSREPATDRLIAQFRRTRTVAIQWVVGSAIGFFAAAYAFGHVLAVIRGTSLEPIVIPAFSPPDVGVWLVASLGLAALVVVPHELLHGAAMARYGDDPEYGVGVSHFVLPYAYAKSEREEYTRNQMLVVTLAPFLGLTAVGLVAMVVYPSPLVVVALAANAAGSIGDLWMAAVLLQYPSDVRVAGLPRGAGQGFGVYGSSEDDAGRRPGMQLLAPAVSGAVGTIAILSTAFAAAVFRSLAVGSGTVVVGDPAGRWLLFSHERHAAGAVHLEIGGLALLTVAVAGGLAWALVVAGYRALAES from the coding sequence GTGAGCCGGGAGCCCGCTACCGACCGACTGATCGCTCAGTTCCGACGGACGCGGACGGTCGCGATCCAGTGGGTCGTCGGCTCCGCGATCGGCTTCTTCGCCGCCGCCTACGCGTTCGGTCACGTCCTCGCGGTGATTCGGGGGACCTCGCTCGAGCCGATCGTCATCCCGGCCTTCTCGCCGCCGGACGTCGGCGTCTGGCTCGTCGCCTCGCTGGGGCTGGCCGCGCTGGTCGTCGTTCCCCACGAACTGCTCCACGGGGCCGCCATGGCCCGGTACGGCGACGATCCCGAGTACGGCGTCGGCGTCTCCCACTTCGTCCTGCCGTACGCGTACGCGAAGTCGGAACGGGAGGAGTACACGCGAAACCAGATGCTCGTCGTCACGCTGGCCCCGTTTCTGGGACTGACGGCCGTCGGCCTCGTCGCGATGGTCGTCTACCCCTCGCCGCTGGTCGTCGTCGCGCTGGCGGCCAACGCCGCCGGCTCGATCGGCGACCTCTGGATGGCCGCGGTCCTCCTGCAGTACCCCAGTGACGTCCGGGTGGCCGGCCTCCCTCGCGGGGCGGGCCAGGGCTTCGGCGTCTACGGCTCGAGCGAGGACGACGCCGGGCGACGCCCGGGAATGCAACTCCTCGCGCCCGCCGTCTCCGGCGCGGTGGGGACGATCGCGATCCTCTCGACGGCGTTCGCGGCGGCGGTCTTTCGCTCGCTTGCCGTCGGCTCCGGCACCGTCGTGGTCGGCGACCCCGCCGGCCGCTGGCTGCTCTTCAGCCACGAACGCCACGCCGCTGGAGCGGTCCACCTCGAGATCGGCGGACTCGCGCTGCTGACCGTCGCGGTTGCCGGCGGCCTCGCGTGGGCGCTTGTCGTCGCGGGCTATCGTGCGCTCGCCGAGTCGTGA
- a CDS encoding DUF7111 family protein gives MTDERTAAANGIAARYDETDSERRLAFEAIDDTAAPRSGATAAIAQNREGYAMLKVRPTVDGDELERYYGFDMALDHAAELLGVAPRDLPIPAAAEDMGM, from the coding sequence ATGACCGACGAGCGAACGGCCGCGGCGAACGGCATCGCGGCGCGGTACGACGAGACCGACTCCGAACGACGCCTCGCGTTCGAGGCGATCGACGACACCGCGGCGCCCCGATCGGGTGCGACCGCCGCGATCGCACAGAACCGCGAGGGGTACGCCATGCTGAAGGTACGGCCGACGGTCGACGGCGACGAACTCGAGCGCTACTACGGCTTCGACATGGCGCTGGACCACGCCGCGGAGCTGCTGGGGGTCGCCCCACGCGATCTTCCGATACCCGCGGCGGCCGAAGACATGGGCATGTAA
- a CDS encoding DUF7410 domain-containing protein — protein sequence MSASDRRRESADSPRREADGSPTERASAVDERPAVAVGADEPAARCPYCGLPFHEERLETLHRGLEHPASLSDRERAAFERAYREEDADVRRFRLLALGAVVLCYFCLLFVYAVIL from the coding sequence ATGTCCGCATCCGACCGGCGACGGGAGTCCGCCGACTCGCCGCGGCGGGAAGCCGACGGATCGCCGACTGAACGCGCGTCGGCGGTCGACGAGCGTCCGGCGGTCGCCGTCGGAGCCGACGAACCGGCCGCGCGCTGCCCCTACTGCGGTCTGCCGTTCCACGAGGAGCGACTGGAGACGCTCCACCGGGGACTCGAGCACCCCGCATCGCTCTCGGATCGCGAACGCGCCGCGTTCGAACGCGCCTATCGCGAAGAGGATGCCGACGTACGCCGATTCCGCCTGCTGGCGCTCGGAGCGGTGGTACTCTGTTACTTCTGCCTGCTGTTCGTCTACGCGGTAATACTCTGA